The DNA window GtcttccccctctcctccctcctgatAGTGCATGCTCTCCAACAAGTAACCCCCGGGGAAGGGCATCAGCGGCCGGGCCATCAGGTCTCCTCTCTGGGCCCTCAGCAGcgcctccttctcctcctcctcctcttcccttcgCTGCGGCAGGACAGGCCGGGGGTCTTGGGGCCACACAGCCCAAGCTTCAGTATGAACGTGCTCGTCATCCCTCAGGTCCTCCAGAGCAGCCTGGAGCTGCAACAAGGCAGTTTCTAGGTCAGGTCCGTCTACTGTGGGCAGGAGGGCGGTGGGGGAGTGGGGGTACGATGTGACGGCCCATGGGACGGGGCAGAGGAGGGCGAGGGAGAGGAGGGTGAGCTGTGAGACCCCGGGATGGAAAGAAAGTCTCATCTGGTGAGAGAAACAAGTCAGGAGGGAAAAGaggttattttatatttttatctgttgtttctttgctttttacCAACTTACTTACCCAACTTTATAATCATGCAAAAGAACTCACAATACTGTAACTCATAGGACAGTATAAGAGAGAAATGACGACATTATAACAGCgagaaaatgaaagacatttACAGAAATTATCCAAAACATACACTGATAGCACTCAGAGTCTTGGAAATAAAGAGGG is part of the Thunnus albacares chromosome 19, fThuAlb1.1, whole genome shotgun sequence genome and encodes:
- the LOC122969188 gene encoding uncharacterized protein LOC122969188 yields the protein MRLSFHPGVSQLTLLSLALLCPVPWAVTSYPHSPTALLPTVDGPDLETALLQLQAALEDLRDDEHVHTEAWAVWPQDPRPVLPQRREEEEEEKEALLRAQRGDLMARPLMPFPGGYLLESMHYQEGGEGEDGGKRNEALTSIAGGLQAVSREKGGFGFRFGRKRWTDRGWRDEGRGSTEEDKWN